A DNA window from Polyodon spathula isolate WHYD16114869_AA chromosome 18, ASM1765450v1, whole genome shotgun sequence contains the following coding sequences:
- the proza gene encoding protein Z, vitamin K-dependent plasma glycoprotein a, with translation MVSVILAGALWTIFLVICSINEAEQKVFLNKENADEILGRHKRANSRGEEALTGNIERECIEEVCSYEEAREVFKDTYNTDVFWSLYIDGDQCSPNPCLNGGMCADSVGRYDCNCKAGFSGDRCETDNTQCRGNCNQFCKPGYKSYACFCAEGYELDKRDRNKCKAVVDFPCGKVKKPSSWNLVSLLCAEEECPWQVELKNEETKTFCNGVILSKKAVLTTASCTLKFANFYVSIGKQTQKQVLYVKTINLHPRYMKNSYENDLAVVKLREEITLKKAVVPPCLPEKDFAENVLMKAGQKTKATSWQMNGDEFFDLLLNIQGLNYEPLDWCQQKHNFTITSKMFCVQADNEDSLCKSSPGSPLITSHKDFSYLTGILIAAPSEYKCRNGYVYFKISRYLSWLKPLLRDA, from the exons TCTTTCTCAACAAAGAAAATGCGGATGAGATCCTTGGACGACATAAACGTGCAAATTCTAGAGGAGAAGAAGCGTTAACCGGTAACATAGAACGTGAATGTATTGAAGAGGTCTGTAGTTATGAAGAAGCCCGGGAAGTATTTAAAGACACCTACAATACG GATGTATTCTGGTCACTGTATATTG ATGGGGATCAGTGTTCACCCAACCCCTGTCTGAACGGAGGAATGTGTGCGGACAGCGTGGGGAGATATGACTGCAACTGCAAAGCAGGCTTCTCTGGAGACAGGTGTGAAACTG ataatACACAATGCCGTGGCAACTGCAATCAGTTTTGTAAGCCAGGGTATAAATCGTATGCTTGTTTCTGTGCCGAAGGATATGAGCTTGATAAGAGAGACAGAAACAAGTGTAAAGCTGTTG TGGATTTTCCTTGTGGAAAAGTGAAGAAGCCAAGTTCCTGGAATCTGGTTTCATTGTTGTGTGCAGAAGAAGAATGCCCCTGGCAG GTTGagttaaaaaatgaagaaaccaaaacattttgtAACGGTGTCATCCTGAGCAAGAAAGCAGTTCTAACCACAGCCAGCTGCACTTTGAAATTCGCCAACTTTTATGTTTCTATAG GAAAACAGACTCAAAAGCAAGTCCTGTATGTCAAGACCATTAACTTACATCCAAGATATATGAAAAACAGCTATGAGAATGACCTTGCTGTGGTGAAACTGAGAGAGGAgatcacattaaaaaaagcagTGGTCCCCCCCTGTCTTCCTGAAAAAGACTTTGCTGAGAATGTATTGATGAAGGCGGGGCAGAAAACAAAAGCCACTAGCTGGCAAATGAATGGTGATGAATTCTTTGACCTTCTGCTCAATATCCAAGGCCTTAACTATGAGCCTCTAGATTGGTgccaacaaaaacacaactttacCATCACCAGCAAAATGTTCTGTGTCCAAGCAGACAATGAAGATTCACTTTGCAAGTCATCCCCAGGGAGTCCTCTTATCACATCCCACAAGGATTTCAGTTATCTGACTGGCATTCTCATTGCCGCGCCCAGTGAATACAAGTGCAGAAATGGGTACGTTTACTTCAAAATATCAAGATATCTCTCCTGGCTCAAGCCTTTGCTCAGAgatgcctaa